A stretch of Gemmatimonas aurantiaca T-27 DNA encodes these proteins:
- a CDS encoding efflux RND transporter periplasmic adaptor subunit — protein sequence MTMHACTPLKPLPYLFPVLLLMACGGNTAQVPVTEHAGGTESPVDTMTFSAEAARIADITTDTVRTLPWQASVTAPGRLMLDPSAFESIGSITEGRITHVTVRVGDRVTAGQTLVMIHSHEIMDARSGLLRAKARLDAAIAERDLANTSAARAQRLFDARALSRAELERAAVAERVARAGYDEATAERDRAAALVEHLAGTGPLPTGADEHDVLIRTPISGVVTERIAQPGSVVLPGMPLVTVGDPRRLQLQLHLAENAATGIDVGSVVRYALSDAPSVTHTARVTRIAPTIDTLTRTVEVVARPEAVSPARAESFVQAQVLGQGTKPALVVPIGAIQAIGSEMVVFVAEYRGVDLVLRAATVQVGRRSVDRAEVIHGVSSGALVVVRGAAIAKAELMRRRGGLGD from the coding sequence ATGACGATGCACGCATGCACGCCTTTGAAGCCGTTGCCGTACCTGTTCCCGGTACTGCTCCTGATGGCCTGTGGTGGCAATACCGCCCAGGTGCCAGTGACGGAGCACGCCGGCGGCACGGAATCCCCCGTCGATACCATGACGTTCTCGGCGGAGGCCGCGCGTATCGCGGACATCACCACCGACACGGTGCGCACCCTGCCATGGCAAGCGTCGGTCACCGCTCCAGGGCGGCTCATGCTCGATCCCAGCGCGTTCGAATCGATCGGTTCGATCACCGAGGGGCGCATCACTCATGTCACCGTGCGTGTGGGTGACCGGGTGACGGCAGGACAAACCCTCGTCATGATCCACAGCCACGAGATCATGGATGCGCGCAGCGGATTGTTGCGTGCCAAGGCGCGACTCGATGCGGCCATCGCGGAGCGTGACCTGGCCAATACCTCGGCTGCGCGCGCCCAGCGGCTGTTCGATGCGCGAGCCCTCTCACGCGCCGAGCTCGAACGGGCTGCAGTGGCCGAGCGGGTGGCTCGCGCCGGGTACGATGAAGCGACGGCGGAACGGGATCGCGCCGCAGCCCTGGTGGAACATCTGGCCGGAACAGGCCCCCTCCCCACCGGCGCCGATGAACATGATGTGCTCATTCGCACACCGATCAGTGGTGTGGTGACCGAGCGGATCGCCCAGCCCGGGAGTGTGGTGTTGCCCGGCATGCCACTCGTGACAGTGGGCGATCCACGTCGCCTGCAACTGCAGTTGCATCTGGCCGAGAACGCGGCCACCGGCATCGATGTGGGGAGTGTAGTGCGGTATGCACTCTCCGATGCGCCGTCGGTGACACACACCGCACGGGTGACGCGCATCGCTCCAACCATCGACACCCTGACCCGCACCGTGGAAGTCGTGGCCCGGCCGGAAGCTGTCTCGCCGGCCCGGGCGGAGTCGTTCGTGCAGGCGCAGGTGTTGGGTCAGGGGACGAAACCAGCATTGGTCGTGCCCATTGGCGCCATTCAGGCGATCGGTAGCGAGATGGTGGTTTTTGTGGCGGAGTACCGCGGCGTCGATCTGGTGTTGCGCGCTGCCACGGTGCAGGTGGGACGGCGCAGCGTCGACCGTGCAGAGGTGATCCATGGCGTGTCCAGCGGCGCGCTGGTCGTGGTGCGTGGTGCGGCGATTGCCAAGGCGGAGCTCATGCGGCGTCGCGGCGGATTGGGAGACTGA